The DNA region ttggttgaagtggtacatcaccatcatcatggtcttatcatcaccaagaggttcattgtgcctaatcatgttccttgggattagggttttgacctctggtcaaccctaatcagttgaattgtGCCAGTCAGGTTTTTTCAAGGGGATGAGGTCTtcatggagatggggatcattatatggttttattgagcttgtgtaagttagggtttcattttggagccatttcatcaggagattgaggctcaatttcatctgtgcatgaccaagtcatctatcagtcaacaaaagtcaacgaaaagtcaactgttggatttggaggtgggaagtgatcagaaatacttcattcatgttcaaaacaagtctcatttgacatttcaaacatcaacattgaagaaaataaagtcaggacaaaactttccaaaaatagaaagtgacttataattcaaattgccaaaaatggaaaggttttctcctcaagattacatcatcaaagaagcttcaaatgcatttttgttgaacatgaaagttgtatatctttctctcccatttccaaaaagtccaggatcatggatttctcatgtgtggttaaagagatatgatcaaaacttgataaggagaacatggaacttcaaatgggcataacttctcaaccaaaactccaattcaattggttctttttgcattcttctccttatgacctctagtttccaaatttggcattacatggcatgcattgcattcacataaatatttggaaattcaattgatttttggagggaaaaatgaaatttaaaatttgtgcattatttgaacattacaccatttccattggctccaaaacagatttttgagggaaattaagtggaaattcgtgcactattcaccatgcactccatgcatagggtgaaaatccAAATTTTGCATTTGCACCTAAAATTGCTAATTCCAATTACCATTTGATTAAGTGTGATTAGAgagtgattagtagagcatatatatactctaattataacaaaattcaagaggttaatcactttttcatcatttttggatcttgaaactttttcactccaaaattttctctcaatcaaaacttgaaaattctccacatagcatagcatttttcttccatattctggtttagtgagtgtagtggatgaagaatcaagcattggatcattgaatTCGAGCAAAAATCAAGCACACTCCAAGCAAattcatgaagatggaagtggaaaattaatcaagatctaagCCATTACAAGCTCCAATTTCGTcataaagcttcaagtcatcaatataggagtggatctggacaCTTTAGGAGCTTGAATCGCTGGTTTTattgttctgctcttcaagaggtaacAACTCGAGTCTCTTAATTCTTCAAtccattgccatgtttaggtagagcttttcatgctgattaatctgatataaaattcgtgtgaaatggatgagaaatgaatgagttatgcttgattaaagtttgacatgtcaaaatggTTTTGCTCGTTTCTCTTTGATCttgatgaattaggattagatgTTAATTGATCTGTAATCTCCATTGGATGAGCTTTCTGTTGATATATTTTTTTGGcgaaattctggaaattttctgaaCGCATGCACtgtagctccgccgtcttcgcgaagaagatggtggaaaccaccactggccatacgcgtatcactgtgcaccatacgcgtatcactgtgcgccatacgcgtatcactggGCACCATgcgcgccatacgcgtatcactgggcaccatacgcgtatcacctgcagcatattttcaaacttaaatccatttaatctttccctccaatttccatatgcattgtccattttattttaatgttgttttccaaacttcaaaaattcatattaaattgaaaattgatccaaaaaatacctggttttttgctaTTTGTTCCTTGTTCcatctagttttttatcatcataatttccaaatttttgtgtggctggattttatttggtgctaggttatgtgatcatgtatgcttatttgaccttgccttggttatcatgttgtgaaatgcttgtttcttatctaataaatgtgaaattttgcatgcttattcactacgccaaaagagggaaaagagggcgctttttttggcctataacagcgcttttaagcgccctctaaagtggcgctggcataggtaaagacaatGCTTTGTTTTCttggagaaagcgctgtctaaagtggccacattatagtgcgctttcagaaaaaagcgccctctggagtggtccataaagggacaccttagagggcgctttctggaaaaagcgccctctaaagttgtcaatgtaaaatgtttagagggcgctttcaggaaaaagcgccctctaaagttgtcaatgtaaagtgtttagagggcgctttcaggaaaaaacgccctctaaagttgtcaatgtaaagtgtttagagggcgctttcagggaaaagcgccctctaaagtgttagttattttaaaaaaatttgtttgaaaaacagtggatatttaattggtaacctgttcgcatgctgcaaaagtgtaaaattcatattgaattcatcctttaatccaatgttatacaccattaatccattgatatatacaacatgaatccatttatatacaacattaatccttcatatatacaacattaatatatgattctttgatcaacaatatacaacaacatattcatgatttagtaaaagtacaacaacaatatacactattagtctcgaaagatccatagcaaccaacacccagtgaccactgtatccaaaagctgtctagtagttctaaccaatactaaacaaaataacgcccatccacccatgaTGAATAATAGCAAGTGTGCATAATAGGCAGGAGGAACTGCATACAAGATAACAAGTTATTGGTCAAACTCTGTAGCTGGTCTGCAgtgaatttattttcatcatacagcacatgataatgcgttggtcgactagtcccctgcaaaaagaacacgtccaaatgcaaataacacagaactgtcaaaaggcgattgagcaacaaatagtaaacaatggcataaagttaaatgacatagctaatattacctgaattcctgcatggctgttaaggtaaaaatcaaattccctagggtgacaaatgctggtgtctaccacggttcctttgacaatttagaacaacaaaatcagcaaaaagtgataaattcaaatgataatatataccagctgcgttgagaaatatattgaaaaaacctggcataatatttccacttctatcggtctctttggggttgacaggaaagagacgggtgtgatgtctcttttggaccactacaaaagtaactttaggtagatacccatcctctattgagacacaagcctgatgaaaaaaaattagttggtcttcagcactccaatgtacttcaaattttacacccttgtctcttgcacgaatgattgacttcataatagccattttacctgtaataaagaaaacaattaaaatcagatgacaaatgtaaaaacaattaaaatcataaaagtcattttacctgtaataaagaaaacaattaaaatcatttgacctgtacct from Lathyrus oleraceus cultivar Zhongwan6 chromosome 1, CAAS_Psat_ZW6_1.0, whole genome shotgun sequence includes:
- the LOC127127405 gene encoding protein argonaute 5-like, yielding MKSIIRARDKGVKFEVHWSAEDQLIFFHQACVSIEDGYLPKVTFVVVQKRHHTRLFPVNPKETDRSGNIMPGTVVDTSICHPREFDFYLNSHAGIQGTSRPTHYHVLYDENKFTADQLQSLTNNLLSCMQFLLPIMHTCYYSSWVDGRYFV